The genomic interval GCAGATGAGTTACTGGGCGGCGCAAGTCATCACCAGTTTGTTGGAGTATATCCCAGGCGCAGGTGAGGACATCGTGCTGTGGGTTCGAGGCGATTTTAGCGTAAGTGGCATTACGTTGTTGCGCTTTTACACTTTGCACATTGTGGTGATGCCTTTAAGCATTGTCTTGATGATACTGGTGCATACGGATTTTGTAAAGTGGTACGCGACCACGAAGCTTTCATGGAATCGCAAAGGCTTACATGTAAGCAAAGAGGAGCGTTTTAGTAAACACGACATCACCCCAAAAGAGCCAAAACCATTTTTCTCCAATGCCGTTTTAAAGCCATTGTTGGCATGTACACTCTTTTTGGCACTCTTTTTTTATTGCGTCTTTTTTCATGATTACCTAGCGTTTGATGCGCTCAACCTCACCCCTGCGAATCCGAGCGATACCCCTTCCCATATCTATCCTGAGTGGTATTTTTTATGGATGTTACAGTTGCTTAAGAGCTTTTTCTTTGACATCTTGATGATTAAAGGCTCGTACATCGGTATGGCTTCCTTGGTCGTGGTGAATGTTGGGCTTTTGCTGATGCCACTGTTAGACAGAAATCCTCGTCGCATTCCTGCACATCAGCGCCCTTACTTTTTAGTGTGGTTTTGGGCATTGGTAGTCTCTTTAATAGGGCTTACGATTTTAGGAAAATTACCAAGTTCGACGCTTACTTTGTGGATAGGGCTATTCTTCTCCACTGTGCTGATGGCACTTTTTTTCATTTTGCCATTTCTTTCTGGGAAGGAGTCTCATGCCAAATCTTAAAATTTTTGCGGCAATCGTGATGTGCGTTTTTGTCCTTGTCATTGGGCTTGAGTGGTTGCCAAAACAGTATGCCTCACAGAGTAACATTGTTGTAGAACAGACACTTAAAACACATACGAATGAAGAAAAAGCGATTTACGAAAAAGAGATGAGCCGACGTGATACCATCGGATACAGCATTGTGGGGTATTTTCTTTTGCTCTCAGCGCTTTTATACCTTAAAATTGCTCTGCAACGCTCCAAGCCAACCGAGTAAACAAACACTTTACATGTAAAGATTAGGGTTTCTTTTTTCCATCCAAAATCACGTCGATTATCATCGCAAAAATACCTAAAGTAATGAGGGTAAATGCCCATGAAAAACTCTTGGTGATAACGTATCCGACAATTAAAATAGCGAGTGCTGTCGGAACTTCATTGTAAGCTCTGAAAAATTTTCCACTTTTAGTGCAGGTGTCATTAGCAAGTTCCAAACGGTACTTTTCGAGTGAAAACGAGTAGAGTGTGAGCGCAATGAGTACCGTAAACTTCGCATAAATCCATCCACCGCTTGAGAGCAGTTGTGGGTCAAACACTATCATGCCAAGACCACTGGCTAAGGTTGCCCAAAAGGCAGGAAGCCCAATGTACTTATAGATTTTGTACTCTTGAATTTTCACAACTTCCACAAACTCTTTTTTTTCTGCATGCTCAACATGATACACAAAAAGCCGTGGCAAGTAAAATAACATCGCCATCCACGACATCAACGCTATAATGTGAAAAGCAAGAATCCATTTATAGTGTTCCAACATCTATCCTTTTTACATTTTACAGACGCATTATAACACCACAAACTTACCCTAAACTGGCTTTACATGTAAACGCCTCAAACCTCCTCTAAAGTGAAACTATTCTACAATGCCGACAAAGACACAAAGGATGCCAAATCATGCCATTTTCTACCCTCAAACTCTGCCCTCAAATCCTCCAAGCGCTTGCTGAGGTTGGCTATACACAACCAACTTCCATTCAAGAAAAAGTGATTCCGCTTGTGTTGGAGCGAAAAGACATCATGGCAAGAGCCCAAACAGGAAGTGGTAAAAGTGCTTCGTTTGTGCTACCGATGTTGGAACTTTGGAGTGCAAGCAAA from Sulfurospirillum multivorans DSM 12446 carries:
- a CDS encoding cytochrome b; translation: MNAKLKNFNILLYSGAIMVVLCLLMLVSGIFLSMHYIPDAEKAFESVHTTIMQEVNYGWLWRKIHAVGSTFFFLLLYIHLLGMLYFGFYKHGKTKYWYSGMVLYFCCMVIGFTGYVLPMGQMSYWAAQVITSLLEYIPGAGEDIVLWVRGDFSVSGITLLRFYTLHIVVMPLSIVLMILVHTDFVKWYATTKLSWNRKGLHVSKEERFSKHDITPKEPKPFFSNAVLKPLLACTLFLALFFYCVFFHDYLAFDALNLTPANPSDTPSHIYPEWYFLWMLQLLKSFFFDILMIKGSYIGMASLVVVNVGLLLMPLLDRNPRRIPAHQRPYFLVWFWALVVSLIGLTILGKLPSSTLTLWIGLFFSTVLMALFFILPFLSGKESHAKS
- the hemJ gene encoding protoporphyrinogen oxidase HemJ, with the translated sequence MEHYKWILAFHIIALMSWMAMLFYLPRLFVYHVEHAEKKEFVEVVKIQEYKIYKYIGLPAFWATLASGLGMIVFDPQLLSSGGWIYAKFTVLIALTLYSFSLEKYRLELANDTCTKSGKFFRAYNEVPTALAILIVGYVITKSFSWAFTLITLGIFAMIIDVILDGKKKP